The Nocardioides panzhihuensis genome has a segment encoding these proteins:
- the truA gene encoding tRNA pseudouridine(38-40) synthase TruA, whose translation MRIRIDLAYDGTMFHGWATQPGLRTVQGELQDALATAMRMPAIGERSQVWVTVAGRTDSGVHARGQVAHFDIDAEVIESSRGRSEQSPLDALVRRLNGILPADLRVHRAVEAPEGFNARFSALSRRYVYRIVDDPAYVDPLQRGHVLYRTRSLDLSSMNVAAADLIGLNDFASFCKPREGATTIRDLRHLTWDRSPEGIIEATVLADAFCHSMVRSLVGCLMLIGEGRKDVTWAKESLASRTRSSSIPIAPANGLTLEEVAYPPDEMLAAQHQRTMNRREASELDRD comes from the coding sequence GTGCGTATCAGGATCGATCTCGCCTACGACGGCACCATGTTCCACGGCTGGGCGACCCAACCGGGGCTGCGTACGGTGCAGGGAGAGCTGCAGGACGCGCTGGCGACGGCCATGCGGATGCCAGCGATCGGGGAGCGGTCCCAGGTGTGGGTGACGGTGGCGGGGCGTACGGACTCGGGAGTGCACGCCCGCGGCCAGGTCGCGCACTTCGACATCGACGCAGAGGTGATCGAGTCCTCGCGGGGACGGTCGGAGCAGTCGCCGCTCGACGCGCTGGTGCGCCGCCTGAACGGGATCCTCCCCGCTGACCTGCGGGTTCACCGGGCGGTCGAGGCGCCGGAGGGGTTCAACGCCAGGTTCTCGGCCCTGTCGCGACGCTATGTCTACCGGATCGTGGACGACCCGGCGTACGTCGATCCCTTGCAGCGCGGTCACGTGCTCTATCGGACCCGGTCGTTGGACCTGTCTTCGATGAACGTCGCCGCTGCCGATCTCATCGGGCTCAACGACTTCGCCTCCTTCTGCAAGCCACGCGAGGGTGCGACCACCATCCGCGACCTGCGCCATCTCACCTGGGACCGGAGCCCCGAGGGGATCATCGAGGCGACCGTCCTCGCCGACGCCTTCTGTCACTCGATGGTGCGGTCGCTGGTCGGGTGCCTGATGCTGATCGGGGAGGGGCGCAAGGACGTGACCTGGGCGAAGGAGTCGCTGGCCTCACGCACCCGGTCCTCCTCGATCCCGATCGCGCCGGCCAACGGGCTCACGCTCGAAGAGGTCGCCTACCCGCCGGACGAGATGCTGGCGGCCCAGCACCAACGCACCATGAACCGCAGAGAGGCGAGCGAGCTTGACCGGGACTGA